Proteins encoded within one genomic window of Acidimicrobiales bacterium:
- a CDS encoding sigma-70 family RNA polymerase sigma factor, whose amino-acid sequence MSDSVGQYLNEIGLVPLLTASEERELSQIIERGRAAQLELDAGERSRELRKAVKDAADAKDRFIRANLRLVVSIARRYPLPPSMELLDLIQEGNLGLEHAVDKFDWRKGFKFSTYATFWIRQAIGRALDQKASLVRLPGDRSASLRAALRQVAGDGEELDDENARLYRLTTPTSLDRPVGDDDGSELVDLLAADVPTPEQVLVDREEEQGLHDLLGVLDQRARYAVEQRFGLTDGRKRSYREVGEELGVTAEAARRLVKRAVEAVREEALARSSAA is encoded by the coding sequence ATGAGTGATTCCGTGGGTCAATACCTGAACGAAATCGGCCTTGTGCCTCTCCTCACCGCAAGTGAGGAGCGCGAGTTGTCGCAGATCATTGAGCGCGGTCGAGCCGCCCAGCTTGAGCTCGACGCGGGTGAGCGCAGCCGTGAGCTTCGCAAGGCCGTCAAGGACGCCGCCGACGCCAAGGACCGTTTCATCCGGGCGAACCTGCGGCTCGTGGTGAGCATCGCTCGCCGTTATCCGCTCCCCCCGTCGATGGAACTTCTGGACCTGATCCAGGAGGGCAACCTCGGTCTCGAGCACGCAGTCGACAAGTTCGACTGGCGCAAGGGCTTCAAGTTCTCGACGTATGCCACCTTCTGGATCCGGCAGGCCATCGGTCGTGCCCTCGACCAGAAGGCCAGCCTCGTGCGACTGCCCGGCGACCGGTCCGCTTCCCTGCGGGCTGCGCTGCGCCAGGTGGCGGGCGACGGCGAGGAGCTCGACGACGAGAACGCCCGGCTCTACCGCCTGACCACCCCCACCTCGCTCGACCGCCCCGTCGGCGACGACGACGGCAGCGAGCTGGTCGACCTGCTGGCAGCCGACGTGCCGACGCCGGAGCAGGTGCTGGTCGATCGGGAAGAGGAGCAGGGCCTGCACGACCTGCTCGGCGTGCTCGATCAGCGGGCCCGCTACGCAGTCGAGCAGCGCTTCGGTCTCACCGATGGTCGCAAGCGCAGCTACCGCGAGGTCGGCGAGGAGCTCGGCGTCACCGCCGAAGCCGCTCGGCGCCTGGTCAAGCGGGCTGTCGAGGCAGTGCGCGAAGAGGCGCTCGCCCGTTCGAGCGCCGCATAG